A genomic stretch from Kogia breviceps isolate mKogBre1 chromosome 1, mKogBre1 haplotype 1, whole genome shotgun sequence includes:
- the KISS1 gene encoding metastasis-suppressor KiSS-1 gives MNSLVSWQLMLFLCAISFRETLEKATPMENPRATGPRLRPPALLASGAQSPRCAERKPAAAGPSPRGTSLCPPPESSAGPQMPGLCAPRSRLIPAPRGAVLVQREKDLSAYNWNSFGLRYGKRQAAPPGRRGGGAGRG, from the exons ATGAACTCACTGGTTTCTTGGCAGCTGATGCTTTTCCTTTGTGCCATCTCCTTCAGGGAGACATTAGAAAAGGCGACGCCCATGGAGAATCCTAGAGCCACAG GCCCGCGGCTCAGACCCCCGGCGCTCCTGGCCTCCGGGGCGCAGAGCCCGCGGTGCGCGGAGAGGAAACCCGCCGCTGCCGGGCCGAGCCCTCGGGGGACCTCGCTGTGCCCTCCCCCCGAGAGCTCCGCTGGGCCCCAGATGCCGGGCCTGTGCGCCCCCCGCAGTCGCCTGATCCCCGCCCCGCGCGGCGCGGTACTGGTGCAGCGGGAGAAGGACCTGTCTGCCTACAACTGGAACTCCTTCGGCCTACGTTACGGAAAGCGACAGGCTGCGCCGCCTGGCCGCCGCGGCGGAGGCGCCGGGCGGGGCTGA
- the GOLT1A gene encoding vesicle transport protein GOT1A: MISITEWQKIGVGTTGFGIFFILFGMLLYFDSVLLAFGNLLFLTGLSLIIGLRKTFAFFFQKHKLKGTSFFLGGVVIVLLRWPLLGMFLETYGFFNLFKGFFSVAFGFLGNTSNIPFVSMLFRRLQDTSSMV, from the exons ATGATCTCCATCACCGAATGGCAGA AGATTGGTGTGGGCACCACCGGCTTCggcatcttctttatcctcttTGGAATGCTCCTGTACTTTGATTCGGTGCTCCTGGCCTTCGGAAAC cTGCTGTTCCTGACCGGCCTCTCCCTCATCATCGGCCTGAGGAAGACGTTTGCCTTCTTCTTCCAGAAGCACAAGCTCAAGGGCACCAGCTTCTTCCTGGGGGGCGTGGTCATTGTGCTCCTGCGCTGGCCCCTCCTGGGCATGTTCCTGGAAACCTATGGCTTCTTTAACCTCTTCAA GGGCTTTTTCTCTGTCGCCTTTGGCTTCTTGGGCAATACCTCCAACATCCCCTTCGTGAGCATG CTGTTCCGGAGGCTTCAAGACACCAGCTCAATGGTCTGA